AGAGTTTCACTATCAGGTGGCCCATTGGCTTTGCAGTGCCTATGACCTGATTGTGTTTGAGAACCTGAACATCAAAGGACTGGCTAGAACCCGACTAGCTCAGTCGATTCTGGATGTGGCGTGGGGTGCATTTCTGCGTATCCTCGAAGCAGTGGCGGTCAAACGCGGCAAGATAGCGATGGCAGAGAATCCCAACGGTACCAGCCAGGCATGTTCGGGATGTGGTGAACAAGTGCAGAAGACGCTGACAGAGCGGGTACACCGCTGCCCTCATTGTGGGTTGGAGATGGATCGAGACTGGAATGCAGCACAGAACCTTTTGCATCGGGCACAACGGACGCTGGGACAGGCGTTTGCTGGCTGTGGAGGATACTCGGACACGAGTCCTGTGAAGCAGCAACTCTCATTTGTGAATTTGAGAAGACCCCGCTACAGCGCAGCTTAGCGGTGGGAGTTGTCACGATGTCTGAACCTTCCGGTCGCCTGGTTTGGAACCACTCCACCCATATTTCAGGGTTGATTCCTGTTTTGGAACGGTTGACCCAGCAGACGGGTATTAAAACCGTTACTCCAGGGGCCTTGTCCCGGAGTCGGGGGCGGATCCCGCAGTTGCAGTTGCGAGTATCAGTACCAATTCGGGGTGGATACAAGCTGGTTGCCCGCAAAGGGAACAGTGTTCAGGAGGTTTTCGTTGTAACGGATTTAAGCCAAGCGGAGCTAGAAGCTGCGATTCTCTTCTGTTTGGGATAAGTCCCGCCGGTGTTCTATACCCGATGCCTCTCTTGAACCGGAGCTTTTCTTCTACCCCGCCATGTCTCGCGCCAGCCTCAAACCTGCTCGTATCCGTGCTGTTTTGCCGGGATCCCTGGCCGAAACGGTGGGGATCCAACCGGGAGATGCCCTAGTCCGCATCAACGGAGAACAGCCGCGAGATTTGATTGATTACCGCTTTTTGATTACGGAAGAAGAACTGGAGTTGGAGATTTTGCAGGCAGACGGAAACCTGTACCGAGTGACACTGGAAAAGGAACTGGATGAGGATCTGGGCTTGGAGTTTGAAACGGCCCTCTTCGATAGTCTGATCCAGTGCACCAACGCCTGTCCCTTCTGCTTTATCGATCAACAGCCCCCGGAAATGCGGGCTACCCTGCACCTCAAGGACGATGACTACCGCCTGAGCTTTCTCTACGGTAGCTACCTTACCCTGACCAATCTGCCCGCCGCTGAATGGGAGCGCATCGCCCGTCTGCGTCTGTCGCCCCTCTACGTCTCGGTACATGCCACCGAGCCAGAGCTGCGCAGCCGATTGCTGAAAAACCCACGGGCGGGGTTGATCCTAGACCAGTTGGCCTGGTTTCAAGAGCACCGTCTCCAGCTGCATGCTCAGGTGGTGGTCTGCCCGGGTTGGAATGATGCCGACCACCTCACCCGTACCCTCTTGGATTTGGCCACCTTTCACCGATCTCAGGACGGGATCCCGACAGTGCTTTCCACAGCCGTCGTCCCCGTGGGCTTAACCCGCTTTCGCCCGCCCGAGGATGAGATCGTGCCGGTGGATGCAGCCAAGGCCCAGGAAGTGATTCGGCAAGTGGAGGGGTTGCAGGCTCAGTTTCGACAAGAACTGGGATCCACCTTTGCTTGGTTGGCGGATGAGTGGTATTTGCTGGCCGGCTGGGAGCTACCCCCTGCGGAGCACTACGAAGATTACCCGCAACTGGGTAATGGGGTGGGATCCCTGCGCTTGTTTTTGAGCCAGTTTGAGCAGGTGAGTTTACCCACTGGGTTGACAGCCCCCCTGAAGGGTCTGTGGCTGGTGGGGAATGCGGTGGGGCAGGCCTTTCAGCCCATTGTGCAGCGCATGAACCGGATCCCCAATTTGCAGATCACCCTGCTGCCCATTGCCAGTCAGTTTTGGGGACAAACCCTAACAGTGACCGGGCTACTGACGGGGCAAGATGTATTGCGTGCCCTGCACTCTGTCCCCAACTTGGCAGACTATGATGTGCTGCTGCTGCCCCAGGTCACCCTCAAGGATGGGGAGCGCTTTTTGGATGATCTCACCTGGCAGGAATTGCAAGCCCAAGTGGGGATCCCTGTCGTTCGGGTGGAGGGTGGGCCGGCGGGATTGGTACAGGCGGTGCAACAGGGGATAGGCTAGACCCAAACCCAGGCCCCAACCCGGAAGACTTCTCAGCCGGTAGGCTAGTCTCAGAACCGCTAGGAATGCACAGGTTGATTGTCAGTCAAGAGGGATCCCGTGGTTTCTACACCCCCAAAGCCCCTGCAAAGCTCAGTGCCGGAGGAGGACACCTTTCTCCAACCGGATCCGCCCGATATCAGCGACCTGGTGATCGAGGATGATCAACCTGTGGACAGCCTCTACTCGGAAAAACTACAACGCCTCCTGGTGAGCTGTCTCTATGCCTCGTTCCAGCCGGGTATTCCATTTTTGGCTACAGCCAATGTGGGACTCTTTTATGCTCTCAAGTCTCCTCCTTTGGTACCGGATGTGATGGTGAGCCTGGAGGTTTCTCCCCCCGCCAGTTTTGAGCGCAAGGAGGATCGCACCTACTTTGTCTGGGAAATGGGCAAGCCCCCGGATGTCGCCATCGAGATTGTTTCCAACAAGAAAGGGCAAGAATTGGGCCGCAAACTGCGAGACTATGCCCGTGCTGGTCTGAGCTACTACGTAGTTTACGATCCCTTGCACCAACTGAAAGAATTGCAGGGCTCTAGCTTGGCCCTTTTCCGGCGACAGGGGGGTGAGTTTGTCCCCTTCGACTCCACTTGGTTGGAGGATATCGGCCTGGGGTTAACCCTCTGGCAGGGATCCTTCGAGGGCGTGAATACCGAGTGGTTGCGCTGGTGTGACCGGGAAGGGCAGGTATTGCTGACGGGCGAAGAGCGGGCTGCCCTAGAAAGCCAACGAGCTGCGGCTGAACAGCAACGGGCTGAACAACTCCTGCAACTCCTGCGGGCCCACGGGATCACTCCTCCAGGAGCCTAGCAGGCTCACCACCCGGAAGGGATCCCCGACCGGTTCATTCCGGGATCCTGTCCTACCGACTGTGCCGCTAAGATTAGGAGCAGCCTTAAGCCAACTGTGATGGGGCAAATGCAGACCTTGCGGCGAGGATTGATTCTGCTGCTCTGGATTGGGCTGGGGATCCTAGCGCTCACAGGCTTGGCAGCTTTTTACGTGGATCTGGCTTGGTTTGCCGAACTGGATGCCCTGACAGTGCTGTGGACGCGGGTGGTGGCCCGATGGGGGCTGGGCCTGGGAGCTTTTGGCTTTGCCCTGGCAGTGGTGGGATCCAACATTCGCTCCTGTTGGCGAGGGGCGACCGTGACCTGGGCTTGGGTCATTGCCTTAGGCTTGAGTGGCTTTTTTGCTGGGTTGCTTTCCCAGCATTGGTTCACGCTGCTGCTCTGGCTTAACCAGGGAGCGGTCGGAGAGGCCGATCCAATTTTTGGCCGAGATCTCAGCTTTTATCTCTTCAGCTTGCCCTTCTGGGAGACGCTGCAACAGTGGTGTTTTAACTTGGTGCTCCTCACCCTGATCACCACGGTGATCATTTATCTGGTGGAACTGGGCCTTTCCGAACAGCGGCTCACCATGGCCCTTTCCCTCTTTGCCCAGCGACATTTACTGATTTTTGGGGGATCCCTATTTTTGATTCGGGCTTGGGGGCATTGGCTGGATCGCTATGAACTGCTCTATTCCAGCCGCGGTGTCGTGTTTGGGGCCAGCTTTACGGATGTGCACGCGACGCTGCCCGCCATCACCCTCATGAGTGGGGTGGCAATCCTGACGGCCATCGGCTTCTTTGTCCTGGCCCGGCAGGGCACGCGCTTGACCCTGCCACTTCCCAAGCAACTGTGTGGCCCCTGGGTAAGTTCGGTGTTGGCTCCTGCCCTTCTCTGGGGGGC
This region of Thermostichus vulcanus str. 'Rupite' genomic DNA includes:
- a CDS encoding RNA-guided endonuclease InsQ/TnpB family protein — its product is EFHYQVAHWLCSAYDLIVFENLNIKGLARTRLAQSILDVAWGAFLRILEAVAVKRGKIAMAENPNGTSQACSGCGEQVQKTLTERVHRCPHCGLEMDRDWNAAQNLLHRAQRTLGQAFAGCGGYSDTSPVKQQLSFVNLRRPRYSAA
- a CDS encoding DUF2103 domain-containing protein, translating into MSEPSGRLVWNHSTHISGLIPVLERLTQQTGIKTVTPGALSRSRGRIPQLQLRVSVPIRGGYKLVARKGNSVQEVFVVTDLSQAELEAAILFCLG
- a CDS encoding TIGR03279 family radical SAM protein yields the protein MSRASLKPARIRAVLPGSLAETVGIQPGDALVRINGEQPRDLIDYRFLITEEELELEILQADGNLYRVTLEKELDEDLGLEFETALFDSLIQCTNACPFCFIDQQPPEMRATLHLKDDDYRLSFLYGSYLTLTNLPAAEWERIARLRLSPLYVSVHATEPELRSRLLKNPRAGLILDQLAWFQEHRLQLHAQVVVCPGWNDADHLTRTLLDLATFHRSQDGIPTVLSTAVVPVGLTRFRPPEDEIVPVDAAKAQEVIRQVEGLQAQFRQELGSTFAWLADEWYLLAGWELPPAEHYEDYPQLGNGVGSLRLFLSQFEQVSLPTGLTAPLKGLWLVGNAVGQAFQPIVQRMNRIPNLQITLLPIASQFWGQTLTVTGLLTGQDVLRALHSVPNLADYDVLLLPQVTLKDGERFLDDLTWQELQAQVGIPVVRVEGGPAGLVQAVQQGIG
- a CDS encoding Uma2 family endonuclease → MVSTPPKPLQSSVPEEDTFLQPDPPDISDLVIEDDQPVDSLYSEKLQRLLVSCLYASFQPGIPFLATANVGLFYALKSPPLVPDVMVSLEVSPPASFERKEDRTYFVWEMGKPPDVAIEIVSNKKGQELGRKLRDYARAGLSYYVVYDPLHQLKELQGSSLALFRRQGGEFVPFDSTWLEDIGLGLTLWQGSFEGVNTEWLRWCDREGQVLLTGEERAALESQRAAAEQQRAEQLLQLLRAHGITPPGA